One Hevea brasiliensis isolate MT/VB/25A 57/8 chromosome 5, ASM3005281v1, whole genome shotgun sequence genomic region harbors:
- the LOC110651230 gene encoding uncharacterized protein LOC110651230, with protein MGNPSFSLRFAVFLSFSVAASSSSQFYFFQKSRSPFPSSPPIPKATPSDLLSVLGPANQSSKINPVVSQELISCFKFLVPFIPPNTKPQNQHSYACANRKLASEHIIHVRNQREENELIWWPPEPVLELARLAVDSGSDPDAIHRVLDPTVLPIPDVEGSKENRCELTRTPYGRRFISQELNSYLKFLFEVIAARGPSIGLDVSLNRYDFFHGHLFLATKTGRLGILFHAKEYPAYDKEVFPYNMGYCQKGSTVTYDDSMNFRNILWLAPFPSKSSKAWEAPGVLVVLDARPGGIIYRDLIPEYVNFARTIYEDDFGDVVVDVNYLNVGGTVPSYEIFIC; from the exons ATGGGTAATCCCTCTTTCTCCCTCAGATTCGCCGTATTTCTCTCGTTCTCTGTCGCAGCTTCGTCTTCCTCTCAGTTCTATTTCTTCCAAAAATCACGCTCACCATTCCCTTCTTCACCTCCAATCCCTAAAGCCACACCCTCCGATTTGCTCTCCGTCTTAGGCCCCGCCAATCAATCCTCCAAAATCAATCCTGTCGTATCGCAAGAACTCATATCCTGCTTCAAATTCCTTGTTCCCTTCATTCCTCCAAACACCAAACCTCAGAATCAACACTCTTACGCTTGCGCTAATCGAAAACTCGCATCAGAACATATCATCCATGTTAGAAACCAGAGAGAAGAGAATGAGCTTATTTGGTGGCCGCCTGAACCAGTTCTGGAGCTGGCTCGCCTTGCCGTTGACTCTGGCAGCGATCCTGACGCAATCCATCGAGTTCTGGATCCTACGGTCTTACCT ATTCCTGACGTTGAAGGATCAAAAGAAAATCGATGTGAGCTCACTAGAACGCCATATGGGAGGCGTTTCATAAGTCAG GAGTTGAATTCTTATCTCAAATTTTTATTTGAAGTGATTGCTGCTCGAGGTCCCTCGATTGGGCTGGATGTTTCATTGAATCGCTATGATTTCTTTCATGGTCACCTCTTCCTTGCTACAAAAACAGGAAGGCTTGGTATATT GTTTCATGCTAAAGAATACCCAGCTTATGATAAAGAAGTATTTCCATACAATATGGGATATTGTCAAAAAG GTTCTACTGTAACTTATGATGATTCAATGAATTTTCGGAACATTCTCTGGCTTGCACCTTTTCCAAGCAAGTCCTCTAAAGCTTGGGAGGCACCGG GAGTCCTTGTTGTGCTGGATGCCCGTCCAGGAGGAATCATATACCGAGATCTCATTCCTGAATATGTAAATTTTGCAAGGACCATATATGAAG ATGATTTTGGAGATGTTGTTGTTGATGTCAATTACTTGAATGTTGGAGGGACAGTTCCCAGTTATGAGATCTTCATATGCTGA